The following is a genomic window from Bosea sp. RAC05.
ATCGCGGGGCTCGACTCCGTCACCATCTATGGCCGTGTCATTGCGGTGCGCGGGCTCCTCGTCGAGATCGCCGGGCCGATCGGGGCGATGAGCCTCGGCGGGCGCATCGGCATCGAGATCGCGCCCGGCAGCCGCGTCCCCTGCGAGGTCATCGGTTTCTCCGGCGACAAGGCTCTGGTCATGCCCTATGGCGGGCTCGACGGGGTGCGCCGCGGCTGCCCGGCCTATATCGACAAGGCGGCGCCCGGCCTCAAACCCACGCCGGCCTGGCTCGGCCGCGTCGTCGATGCGCTCGGGCGCCCGGTCGACGGCGGCCCGCCTCTGCCGCAGGGCGAGGACCTCTACACCTTCCGCAACGACCCGCCGCCGGCCCATTCGCGCCGCCGCGTCGGCCGCCCGCTCGATCTCGGCGTGCGCGCGCTCAACGCCTTCCTGACCTGCTGCCTCGGCCAGCGCATGGGCATCTTCGCCGGCTCTGGCGTCGGCAAATCGGTGCTGCTGTCGATGCTGGCGCGCTATGCCCGCGCCGACGTCAACGTCATCGGCCTCGTCGGCGAGCGCGGCCGCGAGGTCCAGGAGTTCCTGCAGGACGATCTCGGCCCCGAGGGGCTGGCGCGCTCCGTCGTCGTCGTCGCGACCTCCGACGAGCCGGCGCTGATGCGCAAGCAGGCCGCGCTGACCACGCTGACCATCGCCGAATATTTCCGCGACCAGGGCCTGCAGGTCATGTGCCTGATGGATTCGGTGACGCGATTCGCCATGGCGATGCGCGAGATCGGCCTGGCGGCCGGTGAGCCGCCGACCACCAAGGGCTATACGCCGACCGTCTTCGCCGAACTGCCGCGCCTGCTCGAGCGGGCCGGCCCCGGCGTCGGCGACGGCGCCATCACCGGCCTCTTCACCGTCCTCGTCGATGGCGGCGACCATGACGAGCCCGTCGCCGATGCGGTCCGCGGCATCCTCGACGGGCATATCGTGATGGAGCGCTCGATCGCCGAGCGCGGCCGCTTCCCGGCGATCAACGTGCTGAAATCGGTCTCGCGCACCATGCCGCGCTCCTGCGACCCGGCCTTCTACCCGGTGGTGCAGAAGGCGCGCGCCACGCTCGCGACCTATGCCGACATGGAGGAGCTGATCCGGCTCGGCGCCTACCGGCAGGGCGCCTCCCCCGAGGTCGACGAGGCGATCCGCCTCAACCCCGCGCTGGAGGCCTTCCTGAAACAGGCCAAGGACGAGGCGACGCCCCTGCCGGAGTGCTATGCCCGCCTCGCCGCGATCATGAACGGCTGAGGTCGCGGCCCCGCGCCAGCAGGCGCAGCAGCGCGACCATCGCGACGACCGCAAACAGCTGGATCACGGCAGCGCCGATCAAAGCGAGGTCGCGCCCGAACTGCGCGATCATCGCCGCAAACAGCAGCGGCGCGGCGGCAAAGGCGAGATTCTGCGGCACGGTCAGCCGGCCCATCAGGCCGCCGAAGCCGTCGCGGCCGAACAGGACGAGCGGCAGCGTCGCCCGCGCGACCGAGATCACGCCCATCGCCGCGCTGAAGCTGACGACGAAGACGGTGGCGGCGAGCGCCGTCCCCGGCGCCAGCACGAGCACCAGGCAGGCGAGCGGCCCGAGCACCAGCCCCGCCAGCGCCGTCCACTCGACCGGCAGCCGGTCGCCGAGCGTCGCATCGACGAGCCGCGCCAGCAGCGTCGCCGGCCCGCTCAGCGCCGCGATGCCGACGGCCTCCGTCGGCCCGATGCCGGCATCGCGCAACAGGTCGATCAGATGCAGCGGCAGCCCCCAGGAGACCAGCCCGCTCGCCGAGAACACGACCGCCACCAGCCAGAAGGCGGCGCGGCGATGCGCGGGCGGCAGCCGCCCCTCGTCCCGCTCCGCCGCCGGCGCCCCCGCCGGGGCCGCGACGCCGGAGGAGGGCTTCCGCGGAACCGCGAGATAGATCGGCAGCACGATGACGATCTGCAGCGCGGCGAAGATCAGGCAGGTCGTGCGCCAGCCGCCCTGCGCCACGAGCCAGGCCGTCAGCGGCCAGAACAGGGCCGAGGAGAGGCCCGTCGCCAGCATCATCAGCCCGATCACCCGGCGCGCCCGCGGGCCCATCAGCTGCGCGACGGTGACGCCCCCGACATTGGCCAGCGACAGGGCATGCCCGATGCCGATCACCACCCAGGCGGCGAGATAGCTGACCGGCCCCTGCGCCAGGCCGAGCAGGACGAGCCCGAGCGCACAGGCCAGCGC
Proteins encoded in this region:
- the fliI gene encoding flagellar protein export ATPase FliI, giving the protein MSGLAATIAGLDSVTIYGRVIAVRGLLVEIAGPIGAMSLGGRIGIEIAPGSRVPCEVIGFSGDKALVMPYGGLDGVRRGCPAYIDKAAPGLKPTPAWLGRVVDALGRPVDGGPPLPQGEDLYTFRNDPPPAHSRRRVGRPLDLGVRALNAFLTCCLGQRMGIFAGSGVGKSVLLSMLARYARADVNVIGLVGERGREVQEFLQDDLGPEGLARSVVVVATSDEPALMRKQAALTTLTIAEYFRDQGLQVMCLMDSVTRFAMAMREIGLAAGEPPTTKGYTPTVFAELPRLLERAGPGVGDGAITGLFTVLVDGGDHDEPVADAVRGILDGHIVMERSIAERGRFPAINVLKSVSRTMPRSCDPAFYPVVQKARATLATYADMEELIRLGAYRQGASPEVDEAIRLNPALEAFLKQAKDEATPLPECYARLAAIMNG
- a CDS encoding MFS transporter, which produces MPAFPRLPKPIPLIAGLVVTRIIGWGSTFYALSVLARDIQRDLSLDVTFVFGGITLLLLTGAALAPAVGRHLDRAGTRGAMGCGALACALGLVLLGLAQGPVSYLAAWVVIGIGHALSLANVGGVTVAQLMGPRARRVIGLMMLATGLSSALFWPLTAWLVAQGGWRTTCLIFAALQIVIVLPIYLAVPRKPSSGVAAPAGAPAAERDEGRLPPAHRRAAFWLVAVVFSASGLVSWGLPLHLIDLLRDAGIGPTEAVGIAALSGPATLLARLVDATLGDRLPVEWTALAGLVLGPLACLVLVLAPGTALAATVFVVSFSAAMGVISVARATLPLVLFGRDGFGGLMGRLTVPQNLAFAAAPLLFAAMIAQFGRDLALIGAAVIQLFAVVAMVALLRLLARGRDLSRS